Part of the Zingiber officinale cultivar Zhangliang chromosome 8A, Zo_v1.1, whole genome shotgun sequence genome, GCTGAGATGTGTAGTCGGCGTAGTGGGAGATGGAGCGGGATTGGAGGTAAGCGTTCAGGAGGTTGAAGGCGAAGGCGAAGAACGCGATTAGGAGGGGAAAGCCGGTGGCTTTCCTGGAGGAGAAGTGGAGGCGGAGGGGGTAGATGAGGGTGCGATGGGCGTAGTGGAGAAGGTAGAGGGAGAGGACGGCGAGGGCGACGGGGTGGGAGCGATTGCGGCCGTGAGggtagaggaggagagtgagCCAAATCGTAGGGCTCTCCATGAGGAACCAGGCGAGCGGCGCGGGCAGCGACGGCCCCCATCCCGGCTGGACATGCTTCCCGTAGGGCGCCGTCTGGAACTGGAGCGACGCCACCGTGAGCGGGCACATCACGTAGAGCGATAAGAGCGCGATCGAGAAGAGATCGGagtcttcaaatccttccattttTTTTACTCGGatcgcaagaagaagaagaagaagaagaagaagaagaagaagatcttcGCCTACAAGGAAGGATTCGCGCACCAGAGGCAGCGGAAAAACAGATCTTAAGGGGGAAAAGGGTTAGAAAAGAAGGCAAATTTTGCAAGCAGTCCCAGTCACAATTTAAACTTTACATATAATCCccgttacaatttttttttatttctacttcctaattaaatataatataatagatattaatttatctaattatttttcatatttttttagatatcaaaaaactaaaataagtattatgactatttttttatttaattatataaaaaatatattagatttttttaaaaaatagttctcAATTGAAAAGTTGAATGAAAAATACAATTATATTtaaggattttttaaatttactCTCAGAAAATACTTCGATTTAACTGACCTGCCTTGAAAATTTGATGACAAATATCGGCGGCGTAAGTTCTTACCTTACCTCAGCAGCCTTCTACTTTTTCTTTGAGTTTTTTTTAGTAACAATAAAGGTGCGatggatttttaaaaataaatttaatagtaAACACTAAATAGTGGCCCTAAAATACCCTATCGTTGATAAATGAAAAGGGCATTTAatgattttgtaaaaaaaaatgttttagttGTTGTTCTTATCCGAATCAATTATAGAAGATTACAaatatgttatttttttaatatatatataaattctgTTCTAGATTTATCAGCTGCCAAGGACGGACACAAAATTTTCGACGGGCATTTTTTGACCTTCACTCTTCCCATCCCTTCATTCCCATCGTTGGTTTTCAAAACTAAAATCCTAaatcctcttctcctctcatCTCACTCCTCTCTTTTCTCGTGTCAGACCTTATACCCAAGCCATCTTTGTTAGCGATCAGTTCATGTGGAGTGATTTAGGATTTTCATCCAACTTGTACTGCTCATCTCCCTCCTCTCATTTTTTTTACTCGTGTTTCTTAATAATGCATTTGACTGAAGTTGTAAAGGTATGTTGAGTATTTTTTTTTACCCATTGTTGTAGTTGGTTTTTGCAAACCAACACCAACCTTGGTGTTGGTGTTTGCAAATAAGCTACAACGTGGTGCTGTTTTTTCAATACCAGCTACAATGTTGTGTTGGTTTGTAAAAACTAGTACAGCATGTTATAGTTTTCCTTAATCATAGAAACATTATTTTTACATATCTACATTTGTTTATTTATATTACTAATTGATATTTTGCCATGAAATTCCAGTCATTTGTTGATCTTAGTCAtaaactccaatgaactagtatTTTAGGTCAATTTAATAGTTTTTTGATTGTCCAACAATGAAAGGATAAAATCGTGGTTCTATTCGTTTACATTATCAACACAAAATGATCATTAAACATtcctcttttgtttttttttggacATACAAGATATTCAATAAATTCATAGTCTACTTATGAATATATTTCAAAGTTGGGATTCAGCATTTCAAACCTTTATATTTTCAAGTACATTTTCTATTATTAAAAGTTAGAAGTGCATAATAGGAAactaattaatataaaattttcaagTGTCCTAGTAGCTTTCACTAGAAGAGATGTGTCTTTATTGTTGGGTGTTTCAAATAGAGATACTTTTGTTCCTATGAACTCAACTAATGCATCAGGTGACCTCTTTCTTACTcacttctctaataaaaaaggaACTTACTagatcaaaatttgaggagttgttgAAACTCTATTCTTATAGAGTTGAAATAAATCATGATATTTTAGTATTttgtaaattatatattttgtatatatttgtttatattttattttcgtCTAGTACATATAAAGTTCAATTAGGTTTTATAGATATTGtagatgattttaaaaatctaggtAGATTCAATTGGGTTGAAGCGATTCATCAATTTATTGCTCCCTAATTACCTACTGTAGGATTGAAAATT contains:
- the LOC122008808 gene encoding steroid 5-alpha-reductase DET2-like; the encoded protein is MEGFEDSDLFSIALLSLYVMCPLTVASLQFQTAPYGKHVQPGWGPSLPAPLAWFLMESPTIWLTLLLYPHGRNRSHPVALAVLSLYLLHYAHRTLIYPLRLHFSSRKATGFPLLIAFFAFAFNLLNAYLQSRSISHYADYTSQRWAWPRAAVGAAIFFWGMAINISSDLALVRLKAKGEGYKIPRGGWFELVSCPNYTGEMMEWLGWAVMAWSPAALAFFLYTCSNLGPRARASLQWYRAQFGDAYPKSRKAFVPFIY